One genomic window of Ziziphus jujuba cultivar Dongzao chromosome 4, ASM3175591v1 includes the following:
- the LOC132803599 gene encoding MDIS1-interacting receptor like kinase 2-like, protein MNYLDLSHNQLNGTIPNKICTLSFTILYLAYNNLSGSIPSSLRSCYLIDLSYNRLKGPVPDELANHFSVGAFVGIQDLCSSVTGIRPRLQNSQPTNQGVGAENHKNKKFSYIIRAIVPILVFLAFLSVMLGALYYTRQIKNNKNQPVFETRVKNGDIFFIWNYDGKIAYHGIIEATEDFDIRYCIGTGGYGSVHKAQLPDGRVVALKKLHGSEVEQQNLRKSFMSEVKTLTEVRHRNIVRLHGFCLHKRCMFFIYEYMERGSLFCVLNNDAEAVELDWSKRVNIIKGIVHALCYISSTL, encoded by the exons ATGAATTATCTTGATTTGTCACATAACCAGTTAAATGGAACCATTCCAAACAAGATATGTACCCTCTCTTTCACCATCTTGTACCTAGCCTACAACAATCTCAGTGGAAGTATTCCCTCTTCTCTTCGATCTTGCTATCTAATTGACTTGTCTTACAATCGTTTAAAAGGTCCAGTCCCAGATGAGCTAGCCAATCATTTTTCGGTGGGTGCATTTGTCGGCATTCAAGATTTATGTAGTAGTGTCACCGGTATTCGTCCTCGCTTACaaaatagccaaccaactaaTCAAGGTGTTGGAGCGGaaaaccacaaaaacaaaaaattctctTACATAATCAGAGCCATTGTTCCCATCTTGGTTTTCCTTGCCTTCTTATCCGTAATGCTTGGAGCTTTGTACTATACCCgtcaaattaaaaacaataaaaatcaacCAGTATTTGAGACAAGAGTAAAGAATGGAGATATCTTTTTCATTTGGAATTATGATGGAAAAATTGCATACCATGGCATCATAGAAGCAACGGAGGACTTTGACATTAGATATTGCATTGGGACTGGTGGTTATGGAAGTGTTCACAAAGCACAACTACCTGATGGAAGAGTAGTTGCCTTGAAGAAGCTGCATGGTTCAGAGGTTGAACAGCAGAATTTGAGGAAGAGTTTCATGAGTGAGGTCAAAACATTGACAGAAGTACGCCACCGAAACATTGTGAGACTCCATGGTTTTTGTTTGCACAAAAGAtgcatgttttttatttatgaatacaTGGAAAGAGGAAGCTTGTTTTGTGTCCTGAACAACGATGCAGAGGCTGTGGAATTGGACTGGAGCAAAAGGGTGAATATTATAAAAGGCATAGTGCATGCCTTGTGTTACat aagttccactctgtaa
- the LOC107415213 gene encoding probable leucine-rich repeat receptor-like protein kinase At1g35710 translates to MYHDCSPPIVHRDVTSNNILLNSELEAVVSDFGTAKLLAPDSSNQTIIASTYGYIAPELAYTLSVTEKCDVYSFGVVALETLMGKHPKELLSSLTSSSTQSLLLIEILDQRLPPPRSRSAIRDVMLVSTIAFACLQANPKRRPTMQSLSKEFLACSTPFAKCFHDISVGQLMNPQVYLDH, encoded by the exons atGTATCATGATTGCAGTCCACCAATTGTTCATCGGGATGTAACCAGCAACAACATTTTACTCAACTCGGAACTGGAGGCTGTTGTTTCTGATTTTGGCACAGCTAAACTCCTTGCTCCAGATTCATCAAATCAAACCATAATTGCCAGCACATATGGATATATTGCTCCAG AGCTTGCCTATACGTTGTCTGTGACTGAAAAATGCGATGTTTATAGCTTTGGAGTGGTGGCACTTGAAACACTAATGGGAAAGCATCCGAAAGAGTTGCTGTCATCATTAACATCATCTTCCACGCAAAGTCTACTGCTTATTGAAATATTAGACCAACGTCTACCGCCCCCAAGAAGTCGTTCGGCTATCCGGGATGTCATGCTTGTTTCAACAATTGCATTTGCATGTTTACAGGCCAACCCAAAGCGTCGACCAACCATGCAGAGTCTGTCTAAAGAGTTTCTTGCTTGCAGCACACCCTTTGCCAAGTGCTTTCATGATATCTCAGTTGGGCAGCTCATGAACCCACAAGTCTATCTGGATCACTAA